From a region of the Haematobia irritans isolate KBUSLIRL chromosome 4, ASM5000362v1, whole genome shotgun sequence genome:
- the LOC142234848 gene encoding uncharacterized protein LOC142234848, producing MKILILISLIAATVAAPGGLYAGHGGYAAGPAFSYAAPAYTYAAPSVSYKAVAAAPAISYAAPAVSYAAPAVSYAAPAVSYKAVAAAPAISYAAAAPAISYAAPAVSYKAVAAAPAISYAAAAPAISYAAPAVSYKAVAAAPAISYAAPAVSYAAAAPAVSYAAPAVVKAVAAPAATSFTTYSSVVTKPAAVAAAPAVSYAAPAVSYAAPAVSYAAPAVSYAAPAVSYAAPAISYAAAAPAVTYAAAAPAVAYKAVAAAPAVTYAAAAPAISVGYGYGYGGGYGYGGHGHH from the exons atgaaaattttg ATTCTCATAAGCCTCATTGCGGCAACGGTGGCAGCACCTGGTGGATTATATGCTGGTCATGGTGGTTATGCAGCTGGTCCTGCTTTTAGCTATGCAGCCCCTGCCTATACTTATGCAGCGCCATCAGTTAGTTATAAAGCTGTAGCTGCAGCTCCTGCTATCAGCTATGCTGCTCCTGCTGTTTCATATGCTGCACCTGCTGTCTCATATGCTGCTCCTGCTGTCAGTTATAAAGCTGTGGCTGCAGCTCCCGCTATTAGCTATGCTGCTGCTGCTCCTGCCATAAGCTATGCTGCACCCGCTGTAAGTTATAAAGCTGTGGCTGCAGCTCCTGCTATTAGCTATGCCGCTGCTGCTCCAGCCATAAGTTATGCTGCACCCGCTGTAAGTTATAAAGCTGTGGCTGCAGCTCCCGCCATTAGCTATGCCGCTCCTGCTGTTTCCTATGCAGCTGCTGCCCCTGCCGTCTCTTATGCCGCTCCTGCTGTAGTTAAGGCCGTTGCAGCTCCAGCTGCTACCAGCTTCACCACTTATTCTAGT GTTGTAACAAAACCAGCTGCTGTTGCCGCTGCTCCAGCTGTTTCATATGCAGCTCCCGCTGTATCTTATGCCGCTCCCGCTGTTTCCTATGCAGCTCCTGCTGTCTCCTATGCTGCTCCCGCCGTTTCGTATGCTGCTCCAGCAATCTCCTATGCAGCTGCAGCTCCAGCCGTAACATACGCTGCTGCAGCACCTGCAGTGGCATATAAGGCCGTAGCCGCAGCACCTGCTGTAACATATGCAGCTGCTGCACCAGCAATCTCTGTAGGTTATGGATATGGTTATGGTGGTGGCTATGGCTATGGAGGACATGGTCATCATTAG